A window of Clostridium taeniosporum genomic DNA:
AGCCTTATATGGAGCAAAGTATAACACAAGAAGAAGCTATTGAAATAGGTTCAAAACCGTTAAAAGATTTTATGTTGAAGCAAACTAGGCAAAAAGATCTAGCTTTATTTGTTGAAATAAATAATATTGATACTAACAAAGAAGAATTAAGTAGAGAAAATATCCCATTTACAACTTTGATTCCTGCTTTTGCAATAAGTGAATTAAAGACAGCATTTGAGATAGGGTTTTTAATATATTTACCATTTATAGTAATTGATATGGTAGTAGCTAGTTTACTTATGTCCATGGGTATGATGATGTTACCACCAGTTATGGTATCATTGCCGTTTAAGTTATTATTATTTGTAATGGTAGATGGATGGTATTTACTCGTAAAATCGTTAATTATGAGTTTTTCGTGAGGTGGAAATTTATGAGTCAAACTTTATTAAATGGAGTTGTTAAAGATACTATTATAGTGGCAGCAAAATTATCAGCTCCTATATTACTGGTAGTGTTAATTGTTGGATTACTTATAAGTATTTTACAAGCAACAACACAAATTCAAGAACAAACCTTAACTTTTGTTCCAAAATTAATTGCTGGAGCTATTGTTGGGATATTTTTAGGAAGCTGGATGCTTCAAACGTTGATGTCATTTACAACAAGAATATTTGAATTAATTACAAAAATTACAGCATAAAAGGAGGTAGTGCATTGTGATTGAAACGGCCTACTTTCTTGGATTATTTTATATATTTTTAAGATTAACAACTTATTTTGTTATAGTTAACGTATTTTTCCCCAAAGGTACTCCACATATATTAAAAGGAGTTTTAAGTTTACTGGTTTCTATTGCAGTATTAGCTGGAGTAGATTATTCAACAATTAATGAAATAAATAATACATATTATTTGGTAATTTATGGATTAAATGAAATTATGACTGGTTTAGTCCTAGGCTTCATAACTAATATGATTTTTGAAGTAGTAAAATTTGCAGGAGGTTGGATGGATGTTCATGCAGGTTTTTCTATGGTATCAATATTAGATCCAACTTCACAATCTCAAACTACTTTAATTGGTAATTTTGCTTATATGATATCTATGGTGATTTTTTTCATTGTAGATGGGCATCATATAATAATAAAATTATTAATTGAAAGCTTTAAAATAGTTCCTATTGGTGAAACATTAGTTTATCAAGAAACTATGATGGCTGTAATATCTACGATTATTGAATATTTTGTAATAGGAGTGAAAATAGCAGTACCAATTG
This region includes:
- the fliP gene encoding flagellar type III secretion system pore protein FliP (The bacterial flagellar biogenesis protein FliP forms a type III secretion system (T3SS)-type pore required for flagellar assembly.), producing MRKNKEKIMFVLILAFAIITFCGIKAYAAPESIDLPKVNLAIGDGEGTPSDYVSNIKILIFFTVLAVLPSIVIMLTSFTRIVVVFSFVKSAMGVQQAIPNQILTGLALFLTIFIMSPVYSEINTKAFQPYMEQSITQEEAIEIGSKPLKDFMLKQTRQKDLALFVEINNIDTNKEELSRENIPFTTLIPAFAISELKTAFEIGFLIYLPFIVIDMVVASLLMSMGMMMLPPVMVSLPFKLLLFVMVDGWYLLVKSLIMSFS
- the fliQ gene encoding flagellar biosynthesis protein FliQ, yielding MSQTLLNGVVKDTIIVAAKLSAPILLVVLIVGLLISILQATTQIQEQTLTFVPKLIAGAIVGIFLGSWMLQTLMSFTTRIFELITKITA